A region of Campylobacter concisus DNA encodes the following proteins:
- a CDS encoding glycosyl transferase — protein sequence MSYNYCTLFDSNYLTRGLAMYESLKKNSDKFHLYIFSFDDRSYKVLKELKLEAATIIQLEEFEDDELLNIKKSRTPGEYCWTCTPSIIKYCIEKYNLSSCTYLDADLYFFSNPAVLIKELDEKSVLITEHRYTKEYDQSKTSGIYCVQFMTFKNDKNGIEVLNWWRNACNEWCYARFEDGKFGDQKYLDDWLNRFNGVYSLKNLGGGVAPWNIQQYDLSKKEFELIFYHFHGFKFLENNKLEFGNYKLRKFDLKNLYKPYISHLEDIKIRLEELGYKYDFHGTTKLKKSWKMPLIKIKRWIRNTYNVYDKNYILGL from the coding sequence ATGTCATATAACTACTGCACTCTTTTTGATAGCAACTACCTAACTCGTGGCTTAGCTATGTATGAGTCTCTTAAAAAGAATAGCGATAAATTTCATCTATATATTTTTTCTTTTGATGATAGAAGCTACAAAGTTCTAAAGGAGTTAAAATTAGAAGCAGCAACAATAATTCAGCTTGAAGAATTTGAAGATGATGAACTTTTAAATATAAAAAAAAGTAGAACACCAGGCGAATATTGCTGGACTTGTACACCCTCGATTATTAAGTACTGTATAGAAAAATATAATCTTAGTAGTTGTACGTATCTTGATGCAGATTTATATTTTTTCTCAAATCCGGCCGTGCTTATTAAGGAGCTGGATGAAAAGTCCGTTTTAATAACAGAGCATAGATATACTAAAGAATATGATCAAAGTAAAACTAGCGGGATATATTGCGTACAGTTTATGACTTTTAAAAATGATAAAAATGGAATAGAAGTACTAAACTGGTGGAGAAATGCTTGTAATGAGTGGTGTTATGCTAGATTTGAAGATGGCAAATTCGGCGATCAAAAATATTTAGATGATTGGTTAAATAGATTTAATGGGGTCTACTCTTTAAAAAATTTAGGCGGCGGAGTTGCACCTTGGAATATCCAACAATATGATCTTTCTAAAAAAGAATTTGAGCTAATTTTTTATCATTTTCATGGTTTTAAATTTTTAGAAAATAACAAGTTAGAATTTGGAAATTATAAACTAAGAAAATTCGATTTAAAAAATTTATATAAGCCATATATATCTCACTTGGAAGATATAAAAATACGGTTAGAAGAGCTAGGGTATAAATATGATTTTCATGGAACGACAAAACTTAAAAAAAGTTGGAAGATGCCACTTATAAAAATTAAAAGATGGATAAGAAATACTTATAATGTTTACGATAAAAATTATATTTTAGGACTATGA